From Sphingobacterium bambusae:
AGGCACAAGAATGATTAACGAAAAGTTTGTATTTCTCTACCGCCTTCAACAAACTATACGGAACACCACCTACCCGAGTATAAAATTAGCATAAAATTGAGCTTCAAGGAAAAGACATTTGAGCCTTACAGAAATACGTCTGTAAGGCTTTTGTTTTAATTTTGAATTGTACCAAATTGATCATATGGACACAACAGATATATTTGAAAGACTTAAAAATGGGGAAACCATATTATCTGGTGACTCGCAAGCCAATAGCATGCGTGAGGCAGCTTTTGCTACAAAAAGGATACTTCTTCAGATGAACGATACTGCCGATCCGAACGAGGTAAGAAAGTTATTGAGCGAGATCACAGGTTCGGAGATTGACGATAGTGTAACCGTATTTACACCATTGCACATAAACTACGGAAAGCATACGAAAATAGGAAAAAATGTGTTTATCAATTTCGACTGTGTTTTCCTCGATATAGGAGGTATCACGATAGAAGACGGTGTACTGATAGCGCCGAAAGTCAGCTTGTTAACAGAGGGGCACGGTATTTTGCCCAAAGACAGACAATCACTAATCCCAAAGCCTATTCGTATCAAA
This genomic window contains:
- a CDS encoding DapH/DapD/GlmU-related protein, with the protein product MDTTDIFERLKNGETILSGDSQANSMREAAFATKRILLQMNDTADPNEVRKLLSEITGSEIDDSVTVFTPLHINYGKHTKIGKNVFINFDCVFLDIGGITIEDGVLIAPKVSLLTEGHGILPKDRQSLIPKPIRIKKNAWIGAGATILQGITIGENAVVAAASVVSKDVPDNTMVGGIPAKIIKTF